Proteins encoded in a region of the Streptomyces sp. NBC_01471 genome:
- the cobA gene encoding uroporphyrinogen-III C-methyltransferase, whose product MAEHADHPAYPVGLRLSGRRVVVIGGGQVAQRRLPALIAAGADVLLISTSATPSVEAMVSAGEITWERRAYAEGDLAGAWYVLIATGDTAANEAASAEAERHRIWCVRSDDATAATAWTPATGRSEGVTVAVLTGHDPRRSAAVRDAVVEGLRDGTLAAPRHRDQAPGVALVGGGPGDPDLITVRGRRLLAEADVVIADRLGPRDLLDELPPHVEVIDAAKIPYGRFMAQEAINNALIEHARAGKAVVRLKGGDPFVFGRGMEEAEALAAAGIACTVVPGISSSISVPGAAGIPVTHRGVAHEFTVVSGHVAPDDERSLVDWAALAALRGTLVVLMGVDKIGAIAEALIAHGKSPDTPVALVQEGTTATQRRVDATLATVGEKARSEGVRPPAVIVIGPVVRVGPPFDRP is encoded by the coding sequence ATGGCCGAGCACGCCGATCACCCCGCCTACCCCGTAGGACTCCGTCTCTCCGGCCGACGCGTCGTCGTCATCGGCGGCGGGCAGGTCGCACAGCGCCGCCTCCCCGCGCTCATCGCGGCCGGCGCCGACGTCCTGCTCATCTCCACGTCGGCCACCCCCTCGGTCGAGGCGATGGTGTCGGCGGGCGAGATCACCTGGGAACGGCGTGCCTACGCGGAGGGCGACCTGGCCGGAGCCTGGTACGTGCTGATCGCGACCGGCGACACGGCGGCCAACGAGGCGGCGTCCGCCGAGGCCGAGCGGCACCGGATCTGGTGCGTCCGCAGCGACGACGCCACGGCCGCCACCGCCTGGACGCCCGCCACCGGCCGCAGCGAGGGCGTGACCGTCGCGGTCCTCACCGGCCACGACCCGCGCCGGTCGGCCGCCGTGCGCGACGCCGTCGTGGAGGGCCTGCGGGACGGCACGCTCGCCGCCCCGCGCCACCGCGACCAGGCCCCGGGCGTCGCGCTGGTCGGCGGCGGCCCCGGCGACCCCGACCTGATCACGGTGCGCGGCCGGCGCCTCCTGGCCGAGGCGGACGTCGTCATCGCCGACCGGCTCGGCCCGCGCGACCTGCTCGACGAGCTGCCCCCGCACGTCGAGGTCATCGACGCCGCGAAGATCCCGTACGGCCGGTTCATGGCGCAGGAGGCCATCAACAACGCGCTCATCGAGCACGCCAGGGCAGGAAAGGCCGTCGTACGGCTCAAGGGCGGCGACCCGTTCGTCTTCGGCCGGGGCATGGAGGAGGCCGAGGCCCTCGCCGCCGCCGGCATCGCGTGCACGGTGGTGCCCGGCATCTCCAGCTCCATCAGCGTCCCGGGAGCAGCCGGGATCCCGGTCACCCACCGCGGTGTCGCCCATGAATTCACCGTGGTCAGCGGCCATGTCGCCCCTGACGACGAGCGCTCCCTGGTCGACTGGGCCGCCCTCGCCGCACTGCGCGGCACCCTCGTCGTACTGATGGGTGTCGACAAGATCGGCGCCATCGCCGAGGCCCTGATCGCGCACGGAAAGAGCCCCGACACTCCGGTGGCGCTCGTCCAGGAGGGCACCACGGCCACCCAGCGCCGGGTCGACGCGACGCTCGCGACGGTGGGGGAGAAGGCCAGGTCCGAGGGGGTACGCCCGCCCGCCGTCATCGTCATCGGCCCCGTCGTGCGGGTCGGACCGCCCTTCGACCGCCCATGA
- a CDS encoding RNA methyltransferase — translation MADLITVDDPDDPRLRDYTGLTDVELRRKREPVEGLFIAEGEKVIRRARLAGYEMRSMLLSAKWVDVMRDVIDEVPAPVYAVSPELAEQVTGYHVHRGALASMQRKPLPTSDELLGRTRKIVVMESVNDHTNIGAIFRSAAALGMDAVLLSPDCADPLYRRSVKVSMGAVFAVPYARLESWPRGLETVREAGFKLLALTPDAKASDIDEAAPHRIDRVALMLGAEGEGLTTQALVAADEWVRIPMAHGVDSLNVGAAAAVAFYAVATGRPQS, via the coding sequence GTGGCTGATCTCATCACCGTCGATGACCCCGACGACCCGCGTCTGCGTGACTACACGGGCCTGACCGATGTCGAGCTCCGGCGCAAGCGCGAACCCGTCGAGGGCCTCTTCATCGCCGAGGGTGAGAAGGTCATCCGCCGGGCCAGGCTCGCCGGGTACGAGATGCGGTCGATGCTCCTGTCGGCCAAGTGGGTCGACGTCATGCGCGACGTCATCGACGAGGTCCCGGCCCCGGTGTACGCGGTCAGCCCCGAGCTCGCCGAGCAGGTCACCGGCTACCACGTGCACCGTGGCGCCCTCGCCTCCATGCAGCGCAAGCCGCTGCCGACCTCCGACGAACTGCTGGGCAGGACCCGCAAGATCGTGGTCATGGAGTCGGTCAACGACCACACCAACATCGGCGCGATCTTCCGCAGCGCCGCGGCGCTCGGCATGGACGCGGTGCTGCTCTCTCCGGACTGCGCCGACCCGCTCTACCGGCGCTCCGTCAAGGTCTCCATGGGCGCGGTGTTCGCCGTGCCCTACGCCCGTCTCGAATCCTGGCCCAGGGGCCTGGAGACCGTACGGGAAGCGGGCTTCAAGCTGCTCGCCCTCACCCCCGACGCGAAGGCGTCGGACATCGACGAGGCCGCACCGCACCGCATCGACCGCGTCGCGCTGATGCTCGGCGCCGAGGGCGAGGGACTGACGACGCAGGCGCTCGTCGCCGCCGACGAGTGGGTGCGCATCCCGATGGCGCACGGCGTCGACTCGCTGAACGTGGGAGCGGCGGCCGCCGTCGCCTTCTACGCGGTGGCGACGGGCCGCCCGCAAAGCTGA
- a CDS encoding protein kinase: MTMMRLRREDPRVVGSFRLHRRLGAGGMGVVYLGSDRRGQRVALKVIRPDLAEDQEFRSRFAREVSAARRIRGGCTARLVAADLEADRPWFATQYVPGPSLHDKVADEGPLSAAEVASIGAALSEGLVAVHEAGVVHRDLKPSNILLSPKGPRIIDFGIAWATGASTLTHVGTAVGSPGFLAPEQVRGATVTPATDVFALGATLAYAATADSPFGHGSSEVMLYRVVHEEPHLYDVHDALAPLVRACLAKDPEDRPSTLQLSMRLKEIAAREAQGISEGRTPAQRRAQEADRPTGRISAPPTEQHAPPRRAEGAQTPRPQAPRPSAPQGGARPGPPRNTTRSGGRTNSRPGARSGTGRRTSAGRRPGPSPRMMRQRLIVFVVVTLIVLLGIAAAQQF; this comes from the coding sequence ATGACGATGATGCGGCTCCGGCGCGAGGATCCGCGTGTCGTCGGCTCGTTCAGGCTTCACCGGCGGCTGGGTGCGGGCGGCATGGGTGTCGTCTACCTCGGCTCCGACCGGCGCGGGCAGCGGGTGGCGCTCAAGGTGATCCGGCCGGATCTGGCCGAGGACCAGGAGTTCCGGTCGCGGTTCGCCCGTGAGGTGTCGGCGGCGCGGCGGATCAGGGGCGGGTGCACGGCACGGCTCGTCGCCGCCGACCTGGAGGCCGACCGCCCGTGGTTCGCGACGCAGTACGTTCCCGGTCCTTCGCTGCACGACAAGGTGGCCGACGAAGGGCCGCTGTCGGCGGCCGAGGTGGCCTCCATCGGGGCCGCGCTCTCCGAGGGCCTGGTGGCGGTCCACGAGGCCGGGGTGGTGCACCGCGACCTGAAGCCGTCGAACATCCTGCTCTCGCCGAAGGGCCCCCGGATCATCGACTTCGGAATCGCCTGGGCGACGGGAGCGAGCACCCTCACCCACGTCGGTACGGCGGTCGGGTCACCGGGCTTCCTGGCGCCCGAGCAGGTGCGCGGTGCCACAGTCACCCCGGCGACGGACGTCTTCGCGCTGGGCGCCACGCTCGCGTACGCCGCGACGGCCGACTCTCCTTTCGGGCACGGCAGTTCCGAGGTGATGCTCTACCGCGTGGTGCACGAGGAACCGCATCTGTACGACGTGCACGACGCCCTCGCGCCGCTGGTGCGGGCCTGCCTCGCCAAGGACCCCGAGGACCGTCCCTCCACTCTTCAACTGTCCATGCGGCTCAAGGAGATCGCCGCGCGGGAGGCCCAGGGGATCTCCGAGGGCCGCACCCCCGCACAGCGCCGCGCGCAGGAGGCGGACCGGCCGACCGGGCGGATCTCCGCGCCGCCGACCGAGCAGCACGCCCCGCCGCGTCGCGCGGAGGGGGCGCAGACACCCCGGCCGCAGGCGCCGCGCCCGTCGGCTCCGCAGGGTGGCGCCCGGCCGGGGCCGCCGCGCAACACCACGCGCTCGGGAGGCCGTACGAACAGCCGCCCCGGGGCCAGGTCGGGTACCGGACGTCGGACCTCGGCCGGCCGCAGGCCCGGACCGAGCCCGCGGATGATGCGGCAGCGTCTGATCGTCTTCGTCGTGGTGACGCTGATCGTCCTGCTCGGGATCGCCGCCGCGCAGCAGTTCTGA
- a CDS encoding phosphotransferase family protein encodes MSASARIRVLGAAAARAAHPPHAPCPDCGRDATVLTDRPDGAVVRHGTVVAKAHAADTDPAALAVRVAVAAHPLLAGILLPPLTGPAGGAAGTVTVWPRGAPVDPEAPDAAPWEEAATLLARLHSVPPAALPGPLPPMRGPAKAARALARMRRAGPGPVAEPVLGAWHSLPGWARDEAPAPRGSFLCHGDLHLGQLVRHPADGGPWQLIDVDDLGRGDPAWDLARPAAWYAAGLLAPDVWARFLAAYRTAGGPAVCRAGDPWPELDVPARALTVQAAALALAKSAVANRPLDGAERMMLDSCARIAGVPAELAHGAAS; translated from the coding sequence GTGAGCGCATCCGCCCGGATACGTGTGCTCGGAGCCGCAGCCGCACGCGCCGCCCACCCACCGCACGCACCGTGCCCCGACTGCGGGCGTGACGCCACCGTCCTCACCGACCGCCCGGACGGCGCCGTCGTCCGGCACGGCACCGTCGTGGCCAAGGCGCACGCCGCCGACACGGACCCGGCAGCCCTCGCGGTGCGGGTGGCGGTCGCCGCGCACCCCCTCCTGGCCGGCATCCTGCTGCCACCGCTCACCGGACCGGCCGGCGGGGCGGCCGGAACTGTCACCGTGTGGCCCCGCGGTGCCCCCGTCGACCCGGAGGCCCCCGACGCGGCGCCCTGGGAGGAGGCGGCCACCCTGCTCGCCCGGCTGCACTCGGTCCCGCCCGCCGCTCTGCCCGGTCCGCTGCCCCCGATGCGGGGCCCGGCCAAGGCGGCCCGCGCCCTCGCCCGGATGCGGCGGGCCGGCCCCGGGCCGGTGGCGGAGCCCGTACTCGGCGCCTGGCACAGCCTGCCCGGCTGGGCCCGCGACGAGGCGCCCGCACCACGGGGCTCCTTCCTCTGCCACGGTGATCTGCACCTCGGGCAGCTCGTCCGGCACCCCGCGGACGGCGGGCCCTGGCAGTTGATCGACGTGGACGACCTCGGCCGGGGAGACCCCGCATGGGACCTGGCCCGCCCCGCGGCCTGGTACGCGGCCGGGCTGCTGGCGCCCGACGTCTGGGCCCGCTTCCTCGCCGCGTACCGGACGGCGGGCGGCCCGGCCGTGTGCCGGGCGGGCGACCCCTGGCCCGAACTGGACGTCCCCGCAAGGGCGCTGACCGTTCAGGCCGCCGCACTCGCGCTGGCCAAGTCGGCCGTCGCGAACAGACCGCTCGACGGGGCCGAGCGGATGATGCTCGATTCGTGTGCCCGAATCGCGGGTGTCCCGGCGGAGTTGGCACACGGAGCGGCATCGTAG
- a CDS encoding zf-TFIIB domain-containing protein, which produces MQCPKCHAPMHTYNRNGVQIEQCSGCRGIFLDYGELESLTRLESQWGQQPPPQQAYPAPPQAPVWGAPQQHGGGHYGGHQGGHHGHHNRGFGHMLFSS; this is translated from the coding sequence ATGCAGTGTCCCAAGTGCCATGCCCCGATGCACACGTACAACCGCAATGGCGTCCAGATCGAGCAGTGCAGCGGCTGCCGGGGGATATTCCTCGACTACGGGGAGCTGGAATCGCTGACCCGTCTTGAATCCCAGTGGGGCCAGCAGCCGCCGCCGCAGCAGGCCTATCCGGCCCCGCCGCAGGCGCCGGTCTGGGGCGCCCCGCAGCAGCACGGCGGCGGTCACTACGGCGGTCATCAGGGCGGCCACCACGGCCACCACAACAGGGGCTTCGGCCACATGCTCTTCTCCTCCTGA
- a CDS encoding chorismate-binding protein: protein MHHLPALARFGGRVACDLRDVTSDPAALDSTGFWAVAANFEGGLVCARFGDVRTEPGPAAVPGRWQGPAAGDWTSSLDHDAYTAGVRHIRAEIAAGEVYQANLCRVLTAPLPDPAGADIDALTALLARGNPAPYAGTIRLPAHGVEIATASPELYLRRSGRTVESGPIKGTGRTAADLLEKDHAENVMIVDLVRNDLGRVCATGSVGVPRLCAVEQHPGLVHLVSTVRGELAGETGWSRLLDGTFPPGSVTGAPKSSALRIIDALETAPRGPYCGGIGWVDADRGTAELAVGIRTFWIDRTGAPGAVLRFGTGAGITWGSDPEREWDETELKAGRLLAIASGTNETIGRTTP, encoded by the coding sequence GTGCACCACCTCCCCGCTCTTGCCCGTTTCGGCGGTCGCGTCGCCTGTGACCTGCGCGATGTCACCAGCGACCCGGCCGCCCTGGACTCCACCGGCTTCTGGGCGGTCGCCGCGAACTTCGAGGGCGGCCTCGTCTGCGCCCGCTTCGGAGACGTACGTACGGAGCCGGGGCCCGCGGCCGTCCCGGGCCGGTGGCAGGGGCCCGCGGCCGGTGACTGGACGTCCTCGCTCGACCACGACGCGTACACGGCGGGGGTCCGTCACATCCGTGCGGAGATCGCGGCGGGCGAGGTGTACCAGGCCAATCTCTGCCGGGTGCTCACCGCGCCGCTGCCCGATCCCGCCGGCGCCGACATCGATGCCCTGACCGCCCTGCTGGCCCGGGGCAACCCGGCGCCGTACGCCGGGACGATCCGGCTGCCCGCGCACGGGGTGGAGATCGCCACCGCGTCCCCCGAGCTCTATCTGCGCCGCTCGGGACGGACCGTCGAGTCCGGCCCGATCAAGGGGACGGGACGGACCGCCGCCGACCTCCTGGAGAAGGACCACGCGGAGAACGTGATGATCGTGGACCTCGTCCGCAACGATCTCGGCCGGGTCTGCGCCACCGGCTCGGTCGGCGTGCCGCGGCTCTGCGCGGTCGAGCAGCATCCCGGCCTCGTTCATCTCGTCTCCACGGTGCGCGGGGAACTGGCCGGGGAGACCGGCTGGAGCCGCCTCCTCGACGGCACCTTCCCGCCGGGCTCGGTGACCGGGGCGCCCAAGTCGAGCGCGCTGCGCATCATCGACGCACTGGAGACCGCGCCGCGCGGCCCGTACTGCGGGGGCATCGGCTGGGTCGACGCCGACCGCGGGACGGCCGAGCTGGCCGTCGGGATCCGGACGTTCTGGATCGACCGCACCGGTGCCCCCGGCGCGGTGCTGCGCTTCGGCACCGGCGCCGGGATCACCTGGGGCTCGGACCCGGAGCGCGAGTGGGACGAGACGGAACTGAAGGCCGGCCGGCTGCTCGCGATAGCGTCCGGGACAAACGAGACAATAGGAAGGACCACTCCATGA
- a CDS encoding aminotransferase class IV, translating into MKIWVNGGLREADSALVSVLDHGLTVGDGVFETVKATGGRAFALTRHLDRLTRSARGLGLPDPDLDEVRRACAAVLDANPTPLGRLRITYTGGLSPLGSDRGDAGPTLVVALGESKRRPDTTAAVTVPWTRNERSALAGLKTTSYAENVVALARAREQGATEALFANTTGALCEGTGSNVFVVVDGELHTPPLSSGCLAGITRALAVEWTGARETELPLDVLERAEEIFLTSTLRDVQAVHRVDGRQLADAPGPVTAKAMRIWDERAAERLDP; encoded by the coding sequence ATGAAGATCTGGGTCAACGGCGGGCTGCGGGAAGCGGATTCCGCGCTGGTCTCGGTCCTCGACCACGGGCTGACCGTGGGCGACGGTGTCTTCGAGACGGTCAAGGCGACCGGGGGCCGTGCCTTCGCGCTCACCCGGCACTTGGACCGGCTGACCCGCTCGGCCCGCGGACTCGGCCTGCCCGATCCCGATCTCGACGAGGTGCGCCGCGCCTGTGCGGCCGTGCTCGACGCCAACCCGACGCCGCTGGGCCGGCTGCGGATCACCTACACCGGCGGGCTCTCTCCGCTCGGCTCCGACCGCGGCGACGCGGGCCCCACCCTGGTCGTCGCACTCGGCGAGTCGAAGCGCCGCCCCGACACCACCGCAGCGGTCACCGTCCCGTGGACGCGCAACGAACGCAGCGCGCTGGCCGGGCTGAAGACGACCTCGTACGCGGAGAACGTCGTGGCACTCGCACGGGCCCGTGAACAGGGCGCCACCGAGGCACTGTTCGCCAATACCACGGGCGCCCTCTGCGAGGGCACCGGCTCCAACGTCTTCGTCGTGGTGGACGGTGAACTGCACACCCCGCCGCTCTCCTCCGGCTGCCTGGCCGGCATCACCCGGGCACTGGCCGTCGAGTGGACCGGCGCCCGGGAGACCGAGCTGCCGCTCGACGTCCTGGAGCGGGCCGAGGAGATCTTCCTGACGTCGACGCTCCGTGACGTACAGGCCGTCCACCGGGTCGACGGACGCCAACTGGCCGACGCGCCGGGCCCGGTGACCGCCAAGGCCATGCGGATCTGGGACGAGCGCGCGGCGGAGCGGCTGGACCCCTGA
- a CDS encoding GNAT family N-acetyltransferase produces the protein MTTTLRPTGPLQQGADGAKARSYEVCVNGRPVGAVDLRTDTAFGPTCGVIAGLRIDEPDRGRGRGTVAALAAEEVLRGWGCDRAQVGIPADATAALRMGATLGYTPHNSHLLKELPGQPPELPSGVEGRRMREEEFPAWEAESVAGYAQTWIDRGMPEARARAKSEADHRDSLPDGLATPGAAIDVLVEDGQVVGYVWVSETELDPGRRGAYVYDVEVVEEHRGRGHGRSLMLLAEREALAAGARLIKLNVVAANTPAVRLYASLGYREVDRFCGKRLL, from the coding sequence ATGACCACCACCCTGCGGCCGACCGGGCCGCTTCAGCAGGGCGCCGACGGCGCCAAGGCACGCTCTTACGAGGTCTGTGTGAACGGCCGCCCGGTGGGCGCGGTCGATCTCCGTACCGACACCGCGTTCGGGCCCACCTGCGGCGTGATCGCGGGACTGCGGATCGACGAGCCCGACCGGGGACGCGGCCGGGGCACCGTGGCCGCGCTCGCCGCCGAGGAGGTGCTGCGCGGCTGGGGCTGCGACCGGGCCCAGGTCGGCATACCGGCCGATGCCACGGCCGCGCTGCGGATGGGCGCCACGCTCGGCTACACCCCGCACAACAGCCACCTGTTGAAGGAGTTGCCCGGGCAGCCGCCGGAACTGCCCTCCGGGGTGGAGGGCCGCCGGATGCGCGAGGAAGAGTTCCCGGCCTGGGAGGCCGAGTCCGTCGCGGGTTACGCGCAGACCTGGATCGACCGGGGCATGCCGGAGGCCCGGGCGCGCGCCAAGTCCGAGGCCGACCATCGCGACAGCCTTCCCGACGGCCTGGCGACCCCCGGCGCCGCCATCGACGTCCTGGTCGAGGACGGGCAGGTGGTCGGGTACGTCTGGGTCTCCGAGACCGAACTGGACCCCGGCCGCCGCGGCGCCTACGTCTACGACGTCGAGGTCGTGGAGGAACACCGGGGCCGCGGCCACGGCCGTTCGCTGATGCTGCTCGCCGAGCGCGAGGCGCTGGCGGCCGGGGCGCGGCTGATCAAGCTGAACGTGGTCGCGGCCAACACCCCGGCGGTCCGGCTCTACGCGTCACTCGGCTACCGGGAGGTCGATCGCTTCTGCGGGAAGCGGCTGCTCTGA
- a CDS encoding DsbA family protein gives MSDSPASPRVVLDVWCELQCPDCHSALDDVRALRARYGDRLDLRLRHFPLEKHKHAYAAAQAAEEAFEQGQGWPYTEAVLARTGELASRGEPVLLEAAGELGLDTDEFDTVLIDGRHMLTVDADQAEGKAIGVTGTPTYVIGGELLDGGRSQDGLRERIEEIADRLLAAEG, from the coding sequence ATGAGTGACTCCCCCGCCTCCCCCCGCGTCGTCCTGGACGTCTGGTGCGAGCTCCAGTGCCCCGACTGCCACAGCGCCCTGGACGACGTCCGCGCGCTGCGCGCCCGCTACGGCGACCGTCTCGACCTGCGGCTGCGCCACTTCCCCCTGGAGAAGCACAAGCACGCCTACGCGGCGGCCCAGGCGGCTGAGGAGGCCTTCGAGCAGGGGCAGGGCTGGCCGTACACGGAGGCCGTGCTCGCCCGCACCGGGGAGCTGGCCTCCCGGGGCGAGCCGGTGCTGCTGGAGGCCGCCGGGGAACTCGGCCTGGACACGGACGAGTTCGACACCGTACTGATCGACGGCCGCCACATGCTGACCGTCGACGCGGACCAGGCCGAGGGCAAGGCCATCGGCGTGACCGGCACCCCCACCTATGTCATCGGCGGCGAACTGCTGGACGGCGGCAGGAGCCAGGACGGTCTGCGCGAGCGGATCGAGGAGATCGCCGACCGGCTGCTCGCCGCCGAAGGCTGA
- a CDS encoding rhamnulokinase family protein: MAGRVETGGGAGRLDLTELHRFPNVPVRLPGGLHWDLPSLHRGVLDGLREAARRGGVASVGIDSWAVDYGLLDADGALLGLPHHYRDPRTADVAEQVRRDVGARELYRACGLQHLPFNTLYQLAAERGGARLAAARRLLLIPDLLTYWLTGSVGAELTNASTTGLLEAGTGVWSRELTSRLSIDPALLPPLRAPGDPAGVLLPQVADSTGLRADTAVTTVASHDTASAVAAVPADGPGFAYVSAGTWSLAGLELAAPVLTERARAANFTNERGVDGTFRFLRNIMGLWLLEESLRTWERAGQPAGLGRLLDEAAGARPFVSLIDPDDPVFVSPGDMPSRIAAFCARTGQPRPAGRGAVVRCILESLALAHRRVLRRASALADREITRIHLVGGGSRNALLCQFTADATGLPVIAGPAEAAALGNVLVQARAHGLVGGLSEMRALIAATQPSRRYEPGPDGSAWAAAEARLTGAPAGPGDPAGPGGARWT, translated from the coding sequence ATGGCCGGCCGGGTGGAGACCGGGGGCGGCGCCGGCCGGCTGGACCTCACCGAGCTGCACCGGTTCCCCAACGTGCCGGTACGGCTGCCGGGCGGGCTGCACTGGGATCTGCCGTCGCTCCACCGGGGGGTGCTCGACGGGCTGCGGGAGGCGGCCCGCCGGGGCGGCGTCGCCTCGGTGGGCATCGACAGCTGGGCGGTCGACTACGGGCTGCTCGACGCCGACGGGGCGCTGCTCGGGCTCCCCCACCACTACCGCGATCCGCGCACCGCGGACGTGGCCGAACAGGTCAGACGGGACGTGGGCGCCCGGGAGCTGTACCGGGCGTGCGGGCTCCAGCACCTGCCGTTCAACACGCTGTACCAGCTGGCGGCCGAGCGGGGCGGCGCGCGGCTGGCGGCGGCGCGCCGGCTGCTGCTGATTCCCGATCTGCTGACGTACTGGCTGACCGGATCGGTCGGCGCCGAGCTCACCAACGCCTCGACCACCGGGCTGCTGGAGGCCGGGACCGGCGTCTGGTCGCGGGAGCTCACATCCCGGCTCTCCATCGACCCGGCGCTGCTGCCCCCGCTGCGCGCCCCCGGGGACCCGGCCGGAGTACTGCTCCCGCAGGTGGCCGACTCGACCGGGCTGCGGGCGGACACCGCTGTCACCACCGTGGCCTCGCACGACACGGCTTCCGCGGTCGCCGCCGTGCCGGCGGACGGGCCCGGGTTCGCCTATGTCTCGGCGGGCACCTGGTCACTGGCCGGGCTTGAGCTGGCCGCCCCGGTCCTCACCGAGCGGGCGCGGGCGGCCAATTTCACCAATGAGCGCGGGGTGGACGGCACCTTCCGTTTCCTGCGCAACATCATGGGGCTGTGGCTCCTCGAGGAGTCCCTGCGCACCTGGGAGCGGGCGGGGCAGCCGGCCGGGCTGGGCCGACTGCTGGACGAGGCGGCCGGTGCGCGGCCCTTCGTTTCGCTGATCGACCCGGACGACCCGGTCTTCGTCTCCCCCGGTGACATGCCGTCCAGGATCGCCGCGTTCTGCGCACGGACGGGTCAGCCGCGTCCGGCGGGCCGGGGCGCGGTGGTGCGCTGCATCCTGGAGAGCCTGGCACTGGCCCACCGCAGGGTGCTGCGGCGGGCCAGTGCCCTGGCCGACCGGGAGATCACCCGGATCCATCTGGTGGGCGGCGGGTCGCGCAACGCCCTGCTGTGCCAGTTCACGGCCGATGCCACGGGTCTTCCGGTGATCGCCGGGCCCGCGGAGGCGGCGGCCCTCGGCAATGTGCTGGTGCAGGCGAGAGCACACGGACTGGTCGGAGGGCTGTCGGAGATGCGGGCGCTGATCGCCGCTACGCAGCCGTCGCGCAGATACGAACCGGGCCCGGACGGCAGTGCGTGGGCGGCGGCGGAGGCGCGGCTCACCGGGGCTCCGGCGGGTCCCGGGGATCCGGCCGGTCCTGGCGGGGCGCGGTGGACCTGA